Genomic DNA from Hordeum vulgare subsp. vulgare chromosome 2H, MorexV3_pseudomolecules_assembly, whole genome shotgun sequence:
tggAGAGGGCCGGGGAGAACAGGAGGCCGGCGGCGGGGAAGCCCGTGCCCGGCGTCCGAGGTTCGGGTTCTTGGTTTAGATACGCGCCTGCGGCGTCGCGGTTCCCCCCCTTTTTCTCTGATCTCTTGATCCGTCCTTGATCGATCGGTGCAGGCATGGGGAACCGGAGGCCGCTCAAGGAACTCAACAACCTCGCGGGGGCTCACCCCTACCCCTACGCCATCGCCAAGAAGCCGATGCTAGAGTAATCTTCTCGCCCGATCtattaaaaaatatgttttttttttgttCTCCCCCATGTTTGTTGGATCGAGATGTAATCCCCGCGTGCCctaccttttttctttttcttttcaggaAGACTGGGAGGAATGAGAAGAAGCCAGCATTAGTGAGCCATCGTCCTCTGACGAGGTTAGGACGCTCCCTCCCTCTTCTTGTGCTCTCACGTTTCTTGGATCCTTGGTCTGATGCCACTCTGCTAATTCAGGCACCGCGCCGCCCTCTTGGAGAACAAACAACTACCTGACCATCTGGCCGTCGCAGTTGATGCAGCAGAACCCGAAGTTGATCCCCAGAATGAGCCCATCCCCGATGACACCGCTGAAACCGATGAAGAGATCGAGTTGGTCGGCGGTGATACTGACATGGTATATGTATGCTCTGTGATGATTATCACTGTTTAGTTTATCAGTAGGGTGTGGCTCCTGCTCACTGCTGTGTTTGGTACTGCAGGATGAGGAAGAGCAGGAGGATATTGTGGATGATGTATCCCTCATGGACATCGACAGCGCCGACTCCGGGAATCCGCTGGCCGCAACTGAGTACGTCGAAGAGATTTACAGGTTCTACAGAAAAAATGAGGTGATCTATTGTCCATCAGTGTCACATAATGTGTGTCTTTATTTtgtaaaaagaaaacaaaacaaatgcTGCATTTTCTATCACTGACATTATGCTTGAATGAATTAAGGTAGGCCCATGCaaacaaaagtaaatgaattTGACCAGGATCCTGTATTAGCACTACACATTAAACAGTAATCTAATTGTAGTATGTGAAGAGATTTACAAGTTCTACATAGAAAATGAAGTGATCTATTGTCCATCAGTGTCACATAATGTCTGTCTTTATTttgttaaaagaaaacaaaacaaatgcTGCATTTTCTATCACTGACACTATGCTTGAATGAATTAAGGTAGGCCCATGCAAACAAAAGTAAATGAATATGACCAGGATCCTGAAATCAGTACTACACATTAAACAGTAATCTAATTGTAGTATGTGAAGAGATTTACAAGTTCTACAGAGAAAATGAAGTGATCTATTGTCCATTAGTGTCACATAATCTGTATAATCTTTTTGTGGAATAAAACAAAAGAAATGCCGGATTCATTACGCGTTAATGATTAAAGGTAGGCCCATTCAAAGAAAATTAATATTTGACCAGATCCTGTAATCAGTACACATTAACCAATATTTTATTGTATTTAATGAAATGCATTAACAAAAAAGATGTCTGTCTTAAAATAAAAGGATTGGCATTCTAAGTGCCGTGAGCAACTAATGTGAATATaaacttttgaatttttttggttCGAGTGACTGGTATGACAGTAAGGGACAAGGGGCCGATAAAAGTTTTGAGGTTCGTAGATTTTGAGTGAAAAATCCGAGTAGTTGTTCCGAAGTTCGAAGATAGGTTTTTGTTATGAATCTGGAAGGTTCATCTTGGGTCACAACTAACGCAATTGTGAAGCTAAAATGCGACGACAATTTTTGCTTTCTCACTGTCGTGCCTCAGATTAAATACCTTTGAACCACTGAAATCAACCACATGCGCTCATAATATACTGTGATCTTCTTGATGCAAACCATAATCAACATGGAAAACAGTTTTGTTTATGACAGCTGATAGCAATTTGTGCTCATTGGCATGACTGAAAAGCAGGTGCTACAATATTGTTTCTCCTGCTGTGTGTGCCCTGAAGGTTTTGGATTCCTTAACTTTTCAGTATTACCTAATATCATTATGGTTTTATGCAGAAACTTAGCTGTGTGCGTCCTGATTACATGTCCAGTCAAGGAGACATAAATGAAAAAATGAGAGCTATTCTGGTGGATTGGCTCATTGAGGTAGAAAAGCTTGCAAATCCTGAGCCTTCTATATCCTTATAGATTATATTTATTTGGAACAACTGTGTTTGGGACTCATTATATTTTTCTTGTCACCTGATAGGTTCATTACAAGTTTGAGTTGATGGATGAGACACTCTTTCTTACTGTGAACATAATAGACAGATACTTGGAAAAACAAGTGGTGCCAAGGAAGAAATTGCAGTTAGTTGGAGTGACAGCTATGCTTCTTGCTTGCAAATATGAGGAAGTCTCAGTTCCAGTTGTTGAAGATCTAGTGCTGATTTCTGACCGGGCTTACAATAAAGGAGAGATTCTTGAAATGGTAATATCATTCAAGACAGTATGCGCATCATGATCATTGCTTCAAGTCCTTGCATATCTATCCATGATAGAAGTGATTTATTTTAATCTTCTGAATGTTTTCTTCAACTTCTACCGTATTTGAGAGTAGCCAATTGGCTATTATCTGTTCCGTACTAATAGGGGTTAAGCTTCTGTTTGAGCAGGAAAAGTCGGTCCTAAACACTCTGGAGTACAACATGTCTGTACCAACACCATATGTTTTTATGAGAAGGTTCCTGAAGGCAGCTGATTCAGACAAGCAGGTGAAGTATCGTATACCTTCTGAATTCTGATTAGTGCTTCCGTACTTAAACAGGCAATAACATTTCGCATTCGCGGCTGACACAACGCCATATGCATGTTGTAAATCACAGCTACAGCTAGTTTCCTTCTTCATGCTTGAGCTGTGCCTGGTTGAATACAAAATGCTGAAGTACTGCCCTTCGCTGCTTGCTGCCGCTGCAGTTTACACTGCACAGTGTGCTATCAATCGCTGCTGGCAGTGGACAAAGATCTGTGAGACCCATAGCAGATACACTAGAGATCAGCTCATGTAAGTTTGCCTTCTGTCATGACTAGCTGTATGTATGTACAAACATATGTGCCATTAGGAGTATGTATGCTGACTTATTTGCTCCTTTGTTTgcttgttgtttttcttcagtGAGTGCTCCAGCATGATGGTACAATTCCACCAGAAGGCCGCAGGGGGCAAGCTTACAGGCGTCCACAGGAAATACAGTACACTCAGGTTCGGATCTGTGGCGAAAGTGGAGCCTGCGCACTTCTTGCTGGGGGGGTGAAATTTCCGGTATAATCTAGAGCAATCTATCCTTCTTGATAGATTTTAAGTATCCATCTGAGAGAAACATCGTTCTGATGTTGCACAAAAGTGCAGCGGGTTTACTTTATAACATGCTTGTGACGATGTAATAATCTTAGTATGATCATGTTTGTGGACGATGCTCCAAGTACTCAGTCGTTAAGTTGCACTGCGGCTAATAATGGTTTAGCCTTATTTAAAGAGTGACGTGGAACCTTGTAAAGAGCATTTTCCAGCATGAAATGAAGCAACAGACCTATCTTTTTTATCTGTCAATGTTTCACTTGCTGTTTGAATTGTTGGATTCATGATTGTTCACAATTTGTCTTCGATGATGTTTGTAGATTTTTTTCTATATTGATGGTAAAAGTTAAGTTGCCTGATGTTTTCATTTGCCAGCTTAGGTTTTTGATCTACATTTGTGGCCAAGAAAACTTAATTTTCAGTCAAGGTTTCTGATCAATGTAAATGGAACCGTAGTACTATGTCAAAATATGATTTTTAGTCATCCTAGAATTTTCTAGTCATTGGTTTTCAAAAGCTCACGGCCCAACGACATTTCAAAGAGGAGCTGAAACAAAGGGGGTTGCAATAATTTCATACCACATATGAAGCC
This window encodes:
- the LOC123427502 gene encoding cyclin-B2-1-like isoform X2, giving the protein MERAGENRRPAAGKPVPGVRGMGNRRPLKELNNLAGAHPYPYAIAKKPMLEKTGRNEKKPALVSHRPLTRHRAALLENKQLPDHLAVAVDAAEPEVDPQNEPIPDDTAETDEEIELVGGDTDMDEEEQEDIVDDVSLMDIDSADSGNPLAATEYVEEIYRFYRKNEKLSCVRPDYMSSQGDINEKMRAILVDWLIEVHYKFELMDETLFLTVNIIDRYLEKQVVPRKKLQLVGVTAMLLACKYEEVSVPVVEDLVLISDRAYNKGEILEMEKSVLNTLEYNMSVPTPYVFMRRFLKAADSDKQLQLVSFFMLELCLVEYKMLKYCPSLLAAAAVYTAQCAINRCWQWTKICETHSRYTRDQLIECSSMMVQFHQKAAGGKLTGVHRKYSTLRFGSVAKVEPAHFLLGG
- the LOC123427502 gene encoding cyclin-B2-1-like isoform X1 gives rise to the protein MERAGENRRPAAGKPVPGVRGMGNRRPLKELNNLAGAHPYPYAIAKKPMLEKTGRNEKKPALVSHRPLTRHRAALLENKQLPDHLAVAVDAAEPEVDPQNEPIPDDTAETDEEIELVGGDTDMVYDEEEQEDIVDDVSLMDIDSADSGNPLAATEYVEEIYRFYRKNEKLSCVRPDYMSSQGDINEKMRAILVDWLIEVHYKFELMDETLFLTVNIIDRYLEKQVVPRKKLQLVGVTAMLLACKYEEVSVPVVEDLVLISDRAYNKGEILEMEKSVLNTLEYNMSVPTPYVFMRRFLKAADSDKQLQLVSFFMLELCLVEYKMLKYCPSLLAAAAVYTAQCAINRCWQWTKICETHSRYTRDQLIECSSMMVQFHQKAAGGKLTGVHRKYSTLRFGSVAKVEPAHFLLGG